A stretch of Castanea sativa cultivar Marrone di Chiusa Pesio chromosome 2, ASM4071231v1 DNA encodes these proteins:
- the LOC142624600 gene encoding polyphenol oxidase, chloroplastic-like, translated as MASLSQPPLTKTTGIPPHSSLSPFFPRKTNVSKVGKQNHHLKLVPRVACKATKGDQNSKDGQTPLGKFERRDVLIGLGGLYGAASLYNDPFAMAAPVTAPDLTKCGKAELPAGAKPTNCCPPPSTNILDFKLPAQNSPLRVRPAAHLADKEYIAKYSKAIELMKALPADDPRSFMQQANVHCAYCDGAHHQVGFPNLELQVHNSWLFFPFHRYYLYFYEKILGKLIDDPTFALPFWNWDSPPGMQLPAIFADPKSPLYDSLRNANHQPPTLLDLDYNGTDVSTTNQDQLSSNLNIMYRQMVSNGKNATLFLGSAYRAGDEADPGAGAIENIPHGPVHIWCGDTSQPNLEDMGNFYSAARDPIFFAHHSNVDRMWAVWKTLGGKRTDYTDPDWLNAEFLFYDENAQPVRVKVKDCLETTNLGYVYQDVDIPWLQSKPTPRKSKLKRVAKFFHLGHKDVALAAETSAIKFPIVLDSVISTVVPRPKKSRSKKEKDDEEEVLVIEGIEFDRDAAVKFDVYINDEDDSPSGPDKTEFAGSFVNVPHKHKHRKKMNTSLTLGITDLLEDLEAEDDDTVIVTLVPRYGKGLATIGGIKIDHLS; from the coding sequence ATggcttctctctctcaaccacccCTCACCAAGACCACTGGCATTCCTCCCCATTCCTCTCTCAGTCCATTCTTTCCCAGAAAAACCAATGTTTCAAAAGTTGGAAAGCAAAATCATCACCTTAAGCTTGTTCCTAGAGTGGCATGCAAAGCCACAAAGGGTGACCAAAACTCCAAAGATGGACAAACTCCTCTAGGGAAATTTGAGAGGAGAGATGTACTCATTGGTCTAGGAGGCCTGTATGGAGCTGCCAGTCTTTACAATGACCCTTTTGCAATGGCGGCTCCAGTGACCGCCCCGGACCTAACTAAATGTGGCAAGGCTGAGTTGCCTGCAGGAGCAAAACCAACCAATTGTTGCCCACCACCATCCACAAATATATTAGACTTTAAGCTACCTGCCCAAAACTCCCCCTTGCGTGTTAGACCTGCAGCTCATTTGGCTGACAAAGAATACATAGCCAAATATTCTAAAGCCATTGAGCTCATGAAAGCCCTGCCAGCCGATGACCCACGTAGTTTCATGCAACAAGCTAATGTTCACTGTGCCTATTGTGATGGGGCACACCACCAAGTCGGTTTTCCAAACCTTGAACTCCAAGTACATAATTCATGGCTCTTCTTTCCCTTCCATCGTTACTACTTGTACTTCTACGAAAAAATCTTGGGAAAATTAATTGATGATCCCACCTTTGCGTTGCCATTCTGGAACTGGGATTCCCCTCCTGGAATGCAGTTGCCAGCCATATTTGCTGACCCCAAATCACCACTCTATGATAGTCTACGCAATGCTAATCATCAGCCACCGACCCTACTCGACCTTGATTACAATGGTACCGACGTGTCAACTACGAATCAAGACCAACTCTCTAGTAATCTCAACATCATGTATCGTCAAATGGTATCCAATGGCAAGAACGCTACGCTATTCCTTGGTAGCGCTTATCGTGCTGGGGATGAGGCTGATCCAGGTGCTGGTGCGATTGAGAACATTCCTCATGGTCCTGTACACATTTGGTGCGGTGACACAAGTCAGCCTAATTTGGAAGACATGGGCAACTTCTACTCTGCCGCTAGAGATCCAATCTTTTTCGCTCACCACTCCAATGTTGATCGAATGTGGGCCGTATGGAAAACATTAGGAGGGAAACGAACAGATTACACGGACCCAGATTGGTTAAACGCTGAGTTTTTGTTCTATGATGAAAATGCACAGCCAGTTCGTGTTAAGGTTAAGGATTGCCTCGAGACTACTAACCTGGGATACGTTTATCAAGATGTGGATATTCCATGGCTACAATCTAAGCCAACCCCACGTAAATCAAAGCTCAAGAGAGTAGCTAAGTTCTTTCATCTAGGACACAAGGATGTAGCACTTGCTGCTGAAACATCGGCAATTAAGTTTCCAATTGTTTTGGACTCGGTGATAAGTACTGTGGTGCCTAGACCCAAGAAATCGaggagtaaaaaagaaaaggacgATGAGGAGGAAGTGTTGGTGATTGAAGGGATTGAGTTTGATAGAGATGCGGCTGTGAAGTTTGATGTTTATATCAATGATGAGGACGACTCGCCTAGTGGACCAGACAAGACCGAGTTTGCAGGGAGCTTTGTGAACGTGCCACATAAACACAAGCATAGGAAGAAGATGAACACTTCCTTGACACTTGGAATCACTGACTTGTTGGAGGACTTGGAAGCTGAAGATGATGACACTGTGATTGTGACCTTGGTGCCAAGGTATGGGAAAGGGCTTGCCACCATTGGTGGAATCAAGATTGATCATCTTTCTTGA